A window of Streptomyces sp. Je 1-332 genomic DNA:
TGCTCGGTGATGAGGGTTTCCGCGAGGGCCTCGATGCTGTCCAGGGGCGGGGCTGTGTCTTCGCCGTAGCCGAGGGCGAGGGTGGTGTCTTGGGCGATGCCAGTTGCGGTGCGGGAGATGCGGAGGGTGGCGATGGCCGGGCGGTCGGGGTGGCCGATGGCGAGGATGTGGGTGGGTTCGGGGGCGCGCCCTCGGGCCAGTTCGGTCAACTGGCGGGTGGACCAGGGGAGATTGATGGGTTCAGCTGGGCCCCAGCCGGTGGGCGGTGTGCCGGCGAGGCGGTGCCAGGCAGTCTCGAGGGGGCGGCCGAGGATGAGGTCTTCATCGGCATCGTGGTGGGTGCGCAGGGAGACGATGAGCTGGCGCTCGGTGCCGATTCCGGGCTGGGTGAAGGGCGCTGCGACGGTGGCTTGGCCGTCGGCGGTGAGGGCGGGGGCGAAGGTGCCGTCCTGCCAGCGCAGCACGGCGCCGGAGAGGCCGTCGTAGTAGCCGCAGTCGGGGTGTTGGATGACCCATCGGTTGGGGGCGCCGGTCAGGGCTGTGCGCAGGGGCAGGCTGAGGCGGGCGTGGTGTGGGGTGACGATGTGCAGGGCGCGGCCGGATGCGGTGGTCGCGCGCAGGATGTCGGACAGCCAGGCAGTCAGGGGGATGACGGGGCGATCGGCGATGACGACGGCGGTGGAGTCGGTGAGTACGTCGACTGCCGGCAGGGCTCCGTCGGGCGCGGGGTGTGCGGTGACGGCTTTGTCCGCGTCGTCGGGGGTGGGGATGACCTGGGTGGTGGCCGCGGAGGGAGGCCATGTGGTGCCGCCGAGGAGGGTGGTGAGGCGGCCGCAGAGAGAACCCGCGAGAGGTTCGGCTTCGGGGACGGCGGTGGAGGCACGGGCCTCGGTCCACCAGAACGGGGCCCCCGGGTCGGGGGCTTCGCTGCCCAGCAGGCGCTGGGCTTCACTCGGGAGGTGGACCAGAAGCGGGGCTTCGACGGAAACGAGTGGGCGGCCTGCGGGATTACGGAGCTGGATGACCGCGCCTTCGTGCGCCGTTCCCACGTCGAGGTCGGGGCCGCCCGCGTACAGGCCTGCCAGGAGAGCCCAGGTATCGGGCATCTGAGGGGTGAGGGCGATGACGTCCTTGGTCACGGGTGTCGTGTCTCTTCCGGTGCTTCGGCGTCTTCGCTGTGGTGGGCGAGGGCGGTCTGGATGAGCTGGTGGCGGCGGCCGCGGCGGACCAGGGTGCCGCGTCCTGGGGGTTGGGTGGAGGCGTAGAGGCCGGGGAAGAGTTGGCCCTCGGTGCGGTCGCCGGTCATGAGGAGGGCGGTGGTGCCGGTTTCGCGCAGGGTGGTGAGGAAGGGTTCGTACAGGGCGCGGGAGGATCCGGCGACGCGGCGGGTGACGATGAAGTGCAGGCCGATGTCCTGGGCGGAGGAGATGTAGGGCAGGAAGGGTGCCAGGGGTTGCTGGCCCGCGGTAGTGAGGATGTCGTAGTCGTCGACGAGGATCACGATCCGGGGCCCGGTGAACGAGGGTCCCTCGGTGATGGCGTCCGGGTCGGCGGTCTCCGGCATGCGCTTTTCCAGTTCGCCCGCGATACCGGTGGCCAGGGCGCCGGCGAGTTTGGCGTTGTGGGCGTAGCCGCCGCGGTAGGGCTCGGGGACGACGCCGCGCAGGCCGCGGCGCGGGTCGAAGACGCCGAAGACCAGGTCCTTGTCGCCGTAGCGGTCCATCAGT
This region includes:
- a CDS encoding DUF6177 family protein — encoded protein: MTKDVIALTPQMPDTWALLAGLYAGGPDLDVGTAHEGAVIQLRNPAGRPLVSVEAPLLVHLPSEAQRLLGSEAPDPGAPFWWTEARASTAVPEAEPLAGSLCGRLTTLLGGTTWPPSAATTQVIPTPDDADKAVTAHPAPDGALPAVDVLTDSTAVVIADRPVIPLTAWLSDILRATTASGRALHIVTPHHARLSLPLRTALTGAPNRWVIQHPDCGYYDGLSGAVLRWQDGTFAPALTADGQATVAAPFTQPGIGTERQLIVSLRTHHDADEDLILGRPLETAWHRLAGTPPTGWGPAEPINLPWSTRQLTELARGRAPEPTHILAIGHPDRPAIATLRISRTATGIAQDTTLALGYGEDTAPPLDSIEALAETLITEHGLTTMLTSVRRARRDLTIPPQFEAPPIPTAFTLGPSEVNDIGLSHARRPPLNLRPTQLGTTSHPALHYPLGDNTDAEAWTTLQQLTEHLKATPGPTRSPR